The following coding sequences are from one candidate division Zixibacteria bacterium HGW-Zixibacteria-1 window:
- a CDS encoding IS30 family transposase — RKTDLAAISEEQFINLMRIYNNTPRKCLDFQTPSEVFLEQLLHFKCESTFPPSRE; from the coding sequence CAGAAAAACCGATCTGGCGGCCATCTCTGAAGAACAATTTATAAACCTGATGAGAATCTATAATAATACTCCGAGAAAATGTCTGGACTTTCAAACACCATCTGAAGTATTTTTAGAGCAATTGTTGCACTTCAAATGTGAATCCACCTTCCCGCCTTCGCGGGAATGA